The Maniola hyperantus chromosome 2, iAphHyp1.2, whole genome shotgun sequence genome includes a region encoding these proteins:
- the LOC117990473 gene encoding probable serine/threonine-protein kinase yakA — translation MMGRKALIAVLCWIALNGTSAKAVQTSNSVGLIDNVSAESAPPLYRNVPVSVYSYASATPYAAYSFHVPQFLAPNFNHVPLNQERILAQSTNNYLKDSYGQRFVDAPQPYAYKAALPQQFVPLQKLPAHLSQPLVAAAPNAQYGQATHFFGAPFRLANLQAFSPQNGNQFSALQPVVYAQNVRTLASPATKQANGQPVAQQQSTRNNNVYANAQYSQFWNQPKAQTKQEEPKISASDHKENQHIVQSLPLVHAPKQTTITSFNNGKKTVVNLITKPPVPLLDLTLLEPLTFDNPLVPQVQHFLPRIHSVTYKKLHELDQQDHPKVITIKKKTTKKTKKQKKPKIIKDEVEVNHTPSVNNDHETELSYEVNRSPTYKETVSEKKISYNKETTSKPVVISYEKKTEMKPVSYSYGKHVQKEPVHYNYVHNSNEPAKQAYLDDNKEKTKHLIYHFTPEEQSEEQNEQNYNSAPHLESVEIIEENPNESDSEEVSPQQDLQHHEPQNEHHQHQQHEHRPQQHQQHEPHKSQPHNSLHQKHNEPQPHYHQQHQPYEPRQHQQYEPRQYQQYEPHQHQHHHHHHHQQQQQQQQQHQKYEPQQHQQHQNHEVQHQHHQQHQNHGHHQQQTQHTPQQQIHDNAQHELAEEAYNEPNQNFREEPEPEDREVAYYQNSKENIETEPREEVYYPNSKNAHVESREESPEPVVYKSSPQQEKKQYEAIVPEYEEDIIILPAQKPHAPIHAEENSNRGSNNKHKSHPESHSEQVHYDYPTSYYSSPPAPQAKSNRIIIKDDPPQQKEEVYKPNDELIEAMVKKQEESEEDFEQAYKDAAYGFQRYVAPVRNTDREKEIYNPANYGVPRYHNDFDEEKSPLRQYEPEGDEYPAEMRSNYKDSRDKTNEDYYTDYSVSRPQSLIERKKQKEEYYDNYNEHKPQNYYAKDDSDKQQSAKYIAGPAYSYPAPPQQKFAKFTSRITPLDEYNYVKEAPTDSSAFGTGTYASKMQFLEPHYQYGFEPIRVSRLLDRELAAMASDHSPETVKKMYKENFYIEQSSTSKGEKLTS, via the exons ATGATGGGGAGAAag GCATTAATAGCAGTGTTATGCTGGATAGCGTTAAATGGGACCTCAGCGAAAGCCGTGCAAACATCAAACAGTGTTGGACTTATAGACAATGTCAGTGCAGAAAGTGCTCCCCCGCTGTACCGCAACGTGCCCGTCAGTGTGTACTCGTACGCCAGTGCTACCCCGTACGCGGCCTACTCCTTCCACGTTCCACAGTTTCTTGCGCCGAATTTCAACCATGTTCCATTAAATCAAGAAAGAATACTGGCACAGAGCACGAACAATTACTTGAAGGACTCATACGGGCAAAGGTTCGTGGACGCGCCTCAGCCGTACGCGTATAAGGCTGCATTGCCTCAACAATTTGTGCCACTGCAGAAGTTACCGGCCCACCTCAGCCAGCCCCTAGTAGCTGCTGCCCCGAACGCTCAATATGGACAAGCGACCCACTTCTTCGGAGCTCCCTTCAGGTTAGCTAACCTTCAGGCGTTTTCTCCCCAAAACGGAAATCAATTTAGCGCCCTCCAACCCGTAGTGTACGCTCAAAACGTAAGGACTCTCGCGTCACCCGCGACCAAACAAGCTAACGGACAACCCGTCGCTCAGCAGCAATCTACCAGAAACAATAATGTATACGCCAACGCTCAGTACAGTCAGTTTTGGAATCAACCGAAAGCCCAAACAAAACAGGAGGAACCAAAAATTTCCGCCAGTGATCACAAAGAAAACCAACATATTGTTCAAAGCTTACCATTAGTGCATGCACCTAAGCAAACCACCATTACTTCTTTTAATAATGGCAAGAAAACAGTAGTAAATCTGATTACGAAACCGCCTGTGCCTCTCCTCGATTTGACCCTGTTAGAGCCATTGACTTTTGATAATCCTCTAGTGCCACAAGTACAACATTTTTTGCCAAGAATACATTCAGTcacatataaaaaattacatgaATTAGATCAGCAAGATCACCCAAAGGTAATTACTATAAAAAAGAAGACAACAAAAAAGACCAAGAAACAAAAGAAACCAAAGATCATTAAGGATGAGGTAGAAGTTAATCATACACCCAGTGTAAATAATGACCACGAAACTGAACTTTCTTACGAGGTTAACCGCTCTCCTACTTATAAAGAGACTGTTTCAGAAAAAAAGATTAGTTATAATAAGGAAACTACATCAAAACCAGTCGTTATAAGTTATGAAAAGAAAACTGAAATGAAACCTGTTTCTTACTCTTATGGAAAACACGTTCAAAAGGAGCCAGTGCATTATAATTACGTGCATAACTCGAACGAGCCTGCGAAACAGGCATATCTTGatgataataaagaaaaaacaaaGCATCTCATATACCATTTTACGCCTGAGGAGCAAAGCGAGGAACAAAACGAGCAAAACTATAATTCAGCGCCACACTTGGAATCAGTTGAAATTATTGAAGAAAATCCGAATGAAAGTGACTCGGAAGAAGTATCTCCGCAACAAGACCTACAGCATCATGAACCCCAAAACGAACATCACCAGCATCAACAACATGAACATAGACCCCAACAACATCAGCAACATGAACCTCACAAAAGCCAACCACACAACTCGTTACATCAAAAACATAACGAGCCCCAGCCACACTATCATCAACAACACCAACCTTACGAACCACGACAGCATCAACAATATGAACCACGACAGTACCAACAATACGAACCGCATCAACATCaacaccaccaccaccaccaccaccaacaacaacaacaacaacaacaacaacatcaAAAATACGAACCACAACAACACCAACAACATCAAAACCACGAAGTACAACATCAACATCACCAACAACACCAAAACCACGGACACCACCAACAACAGACACAACATACACCACAACAACAAATACACGATAACGCACAGCATGAGCTAGCAGAAGAAGCATATAACGAACCCAACCAAAACTTCAGAGAAGAACCAGAACCTGAAGACAGAGAGGTTGCTTACTATCAAAACTCTAAGGAAAATATCGAAACTGAACCCAGAGAGGAAGTTTATTACCCAAATTCCAAAAACGCTCATGTAGAGTCACGTGAAGAATCTCCAGAACCTGTTGTGTATAAGTCCTCTCCTCAGCAGGAGAAAAAACAATATGAAGCTATAGTTCCCGAGTATGAAGAAGATATTATAATACTACCAGCGCAAAAGCCGCACGCTCCCATACACGCTGAAGAAAATAGTAATCGAGGTTCAAATAATAAACACAAGTCACATCCAGAATCACACAGTGAACAAGTACATTATGATTATCCTACATCATATTATTCTTCGCCACCCGCGCCCCAAGCAAAATCAAACCGAATAATCATCAAGGATGACCCTCCACAACAGAAAGAAGAAGTGTACAAACCTAATGACGAACTAATAGAAGCTATGGTAAAAAAACAAGAGGAAAGCGAGGAAGATTTTGAGCAGGCATATAAAGACGCAGCTTATGGGTTCCAAAGGTACGTAGCACCCGTTAGAAACACAGACAGAGAAAAAGAGATTTATAACCCAGCAAACTATGGCGTCCCTCGATACCATAATGACTTTGATGAGGAAAAAAGTCCATTAAGACAATATGAGCCCGAAGGTGACGAGTACCCAGCCGAAATGCGCTCCAATTACAAAGACTCCAGAGACAAAACGAACGAAGATTACTATACAGATTATTCAGTGAGCAGACCCCAGAGCCTAATTGAGAGAAAAAAGCAAAAGGAAGAGTACTACGACAATTACAACGAACACAAACCGCAGAACTACTACGCCAAAGATGATTCAGATAAACAGCAAAGCGCAAAATACATCGCGGGACCTGCTTACAGCTATCCTGCACCGCCGCAACAAAAGTTTGCAAAATTTACGAGTAGAATTACACCATTAGACGAATACAATTACGTGAAGGAAGCACCGACTGACAGTTCTGCGTTTGGGACAGGAACGTATGCGAGTAAAATGCAATTTCTGGAACCACATTATCAGTATGGGTTCGAGCCAATAAGAGTATCTCGATTATTAGATCGTGAGCTAGCCGCGATGGCTAGTGACCATAGTCCCGAAAccgtaaaaaaaatgtataaagaaaacttttacaTTGAACAGTCTAGTACCTCAAAAGGCGAAAAACTAACGAGCTGA